The genomic stretch CAACGCCTAATACTTAATACCTTCAATGTCAAATATTTTGCGTTGGGTAACCTCAGTTAATATTTTTTGCAGAGAAAGATGCGATCGCAGTAAAATAGGGAAAGGAATAAAAATTTAACCTAGAGAAAATAATGACAGCAAGTGTGACGATTCCCAAAAAGCCCTCAAAAGTCGAGAATTTAAAAGAGCGTAGCAACTTTTTGAGAGAACCTATAGCGACAGAACTACAACAAGATACCACCCACTTTACAGAAGATGGGATTCAAATTCTTAAATTTCATGGCTCATATCAACAAGATAATCGAGATAATCGAGTAAAAGGGCAAGAAAAAGATTATCAATTTATGTTACGCACCCGCAATCCAGGCGGTTTTATTCCCCCTCAACTATATCTTACTCTTGAAAATCTTTCAGAGCAATACGGTAATCATACATTGCGAGTCACAACTCGACAAGGTTATCAAATTCATGGTATTCTCAAGAAAAATCTCAAGACAGTAATCAGTAATATTGTCAAAAGTATGGGCTCAACTTTGGGCGCTTGTGGAGACTTAAATCGTAACGTTATGGCACCTCCCGCCCCCTACAAAAACCGTGCTGATTATCAATATGCCTGGGAATATGCGGAAAAAATTGCTGACTTATTAACTCCTCAAACGGGTGCATACTATGAAATTTGGTTAGATGGAGAAAAAGCTATTACCGCCGAAGAAGCCCCCGAAGTTAAAGCCTATCGTCAAAAAAACCTCAATGGTACTAATTTTACCGATTCTGAAGAACCTATCTATGGTACTCAGTATATGCCTCGAAAGTTTAAATGTTCTGTTACTGTACCCGGAGATAATTCGATCGATGTTTATACCCATGATCTCAGTTTAGTGGTTATTGTAGATGAAAAAGGAGAATTAGAAGGGTTTAACATTCTTGCCGGAGGAGGTTTAGGGCGTACCCATCGTAAAGAAGAAACTTTCGCTCGTAGTGCAGATGAAATTGGATATGTAAAGAAAGATGATGTTTTTGATTTGGTAAAAGCAGTTGTAGCTACTCAAAGGGATTATGGCGATCGTGTAAATCGTCGTCATGCGCGGATGAAGTACTTAATTAATGATTGGGGAGTTGAAAAATTTACGGCTAAATTAGAAGAATATTTTGGTAAAAAATTAGAGCCTTTTAAACAACTACCTGAATGGAAATATGAAGACTATTTAGGTTGGCATGAACAAGGAGATGGAAAACTATTTATCGGTATTTCTGTTGAAAATGGACGAGTCAAAAATGAAGGAGAATTTCAACTAAAAGAAGCTCTAAAAAAAGTTATTGAAAAATACGAATTACCAACTCGTTTAACAGCTAATCATAACATTATTCTTTATGAAATTGACCCTCAATGGCAAGAAGATATAAGCAAAATTTTAGTGAATCATGGAGTAGAAATTAACCCAGAAAACGTTAATCATCTTACCCGCTATTCTATGGCTTGTCCTGCCTTACCAACTTGCGGATTAGCTACCACAGAATCAGAAAGAA from Geminocystis sp. NIES-3709 encodes the following:
- the sir gene encoding sulfite reductase, ferredoxin dependent encodes the protein MMTASVTIPKKPSKVENLKERSNFLREPIATELQQDTTHFTEDGIQILKFHGSYQQDNRDNRVKGQEKDYQFMLRTRNPGGFIPPQLYLTLENLSEQYGNHTLRVTTRQGYQIHGILKKNLKTVISNIVKSMGSTLGACGDLNRNVMAPPAPYKNRADYQYAWEYAEKIADLLTPQTGAYYEIWLDGEKAITAEEAPEVKAYRQKNLNGTNFTDSEEPIYGTQYMPRKFKCSVTVPGDNSIDVYTHDLSLVVIVDEKGELEGFNILAGGGLGRTHRKEETFARSADEIGYVKKDDVFDLVKAVVATQRDYGDRVNRRHARMKYLINDWGVEKFTAKLEEYFGKKLEPFKQLPEWKYEDYLGWHEQGDGKLFIGISVENGRVKNEGEFQLKEALKKVIEKYELPTRLTANHNIILYEIDPQWQEDISKILVNHGVEINPENVNHLTRYSMACPALPTCGLATTESERILPSILERIDSLLGKLGMEEENIVIRMTGCPNGCARPYMAELGFVGDSPNVYQIWLGGCPNQTRLAQVYVDKLNVNELEKFLEPLLVFFRDNKENNETFGQFCYRVGFDALRTFADKYKSSKKKIMTQTEKKSRKKRNEHRISVNEEWYQKLKTTSSEQKKGMNQIVSEALEAYFSSQK